AACAATGACCAGGCCATCAACCAGTTTTCCCTGAGCTACCTGAAGCAGCTGGTGCAAACCTGCCACGATTTCATCCACAAAGTATATTATCCGGACATTGTCGCCATCGCCGGATTTTATAAGGACTACGCCCATATCGGCGCGTCCAACCCCAACTTTTTCTGCACCGGGGCTCCGTCTGAAATCAACGCGGGCGCTCCCGCCGGCAAAGGCATGATCAAGCCCGGCGTGCTGCTGAACGGGGACTACAGGAACGTGCTCCCCTTTGACCAGGACAAGATCAGGGAATTCGTCACCAGCTCCTGGTACAAATACTCGGAAGGCAGGGACGCGGGCCTGGCACCGTATGACGGGGAGACGAATGCGGACTACAACGGCCCCAGGCCGCCCTACAAATGGCTTTCCGACCGCCCGCAGTACACCTGGGTGAAAGCCCCGCGCTATGACGGCCACGCGATGGCCGTGGGCCCGAACGCCCGCATGATGATTGGCTACGCCCAGGGGGTTCCCGCCATCGTGGAACGGGTGGACGCCGCCTGCGACAAGCTGGGCCTGCCGCGCGACAACGCTTTCATGAACTCCACGCTGGGCCGCGTGTACGGCCGTGCGCTGGACGCCCTGATCAACGTGGACATGATGGTGGACCAGCTCCAGGAAATGACGGACCGCATCAGGAACGGGGAAACCGCCACCTTCAACCCGGAAAAATGGGAGCCGGAAACCTGGCCCTCCTCCTGCAAGGGCGTGGGCTGGGTGGAAGCGCCCCGCGGCAGCCTGAGCCACTGGGTGCGGATTGAAAACGGCCAGACGGCGAATTACCAGGCCGTGGTCCCCAGCACCTGGAACAGCTCCGGCCGGGACGCGGAAGGGCAGATGGGGCCATACGAATATTCCCTGGCCCATACCGGGAAACACCCGCTGGTGGACCCCTCCCGCCCGGTGGAACCCCTGCGCACCATTCACAGCTATGACCCGTGCCAATCCTGCGCCGTCCATTTGTTTGACGAAGAAGGGGAAGCCATTCTGACCAGACAGGACCCGTGAAAACGACTCTTATCGATAACGACCTCACCCTGGCGGTGGAGGATGCCATTCCGGCCAGTCCGGTGTACGCTCCGGAGGAAATCCTGGCCCTGGCCGTGTGCGCCTCCCCCAACGGCAGCAGGGACGCGGGAGACCTGGCCCTGCTCCACGCCGCGCGGGAACGCGGCATAACCCTCCCTTACGCCCAGCGGGAAAACTCCTGGGAGGCGCCCTCCCGGGAGAGGCCGTACAGCACGGCTGTTCTGAAAGCCGCGGATAAGGCGGACGCCGCCCCTTTCATGGTAGCCCGCGGCAATCTGAAAGCGCTGGAAAATCTGTGCGAAGTCAGCTCCCTGGAAAAGGAGCGCATGAACAAGGCTTTCAAGGAACATTCCCCCTCCGGCTTTGAACCCGTGGCCGTGGCCGTCCACCGGTCCGGCGCGCCGTGGCGCCTGCTGGGCGTCGTGCCCATGCACGCCATGAGGGACGTGCGCCGCCTCTCCATGGCCAGGGCCAACTTCCGCTACTTCCACGTCTGGGACTGGCCTCTGCGCGTGCTGCACTGGACGTGGGTGCTCTGCATCATCGGCCTGTCCGCCACCGGCATCTGCATCGCGGAAGGGTGGTTCCTGAAAATGGGGGATCTGCACGGGGCTTTCCAATTCGGGACGCTCCGTTTCGTGCATTATGCGCTGGGGTGGGTCCTGGTGGTGGTGATGATGCTGCGTTTTTCCTGCTTCTTCATGGCCTCCAACAAATACCAGAGCTTCCGGGCCCTGTTCCCCGTCTCCAGACAGGAGTGGAAGGATCTGTACGCCACGGCGGTGGACTACCTGTTCGCCCGCAGTTATGACGGCCCCCGCTACATCGGCCACAATCCCCTGCAGCAGTGGACATACACGGGCGTGTACGTCCTGTTCACCACCATGGTGGTGACCGGGCTGGCCCTGTACGCCCTGTATGAGCCGCGCCACTGGTTCTACCGCTGGTTCATGCCGCTGAACGACCTGATAGGCATTCCGTACGTGCGCCTGGTGCATCTGGTGGGCATGTGGTGCTTCATCATCTTCGCCATGATCCACGTGTACCTTTCCATCCTTTCCGGGAACGTGGACCGGGACGGCACCATCTCCTCCATGTTCAGCGGCGGACGATGGCTGCGCAAGGGCGTCAAATTCCGGGATGAATAACTCTCCGCTCTCCCCTCTGCCATGAAACCGGAGCCATACACGGAAGAACTGCGGGGCTGCCCCGTGAAGGGGAATGCCTATCCCGTGCTCGTGCTGGGCATCGGGAACCCGCTCATGGGGGATGACGGCGCGGGCGTGGAGCTGGCCCGCCGCCTCCAGGAACGGGATTACGGCCCGCTGGTCCACGTGGAGGAAGGGGGGACGCTGGGCATGACCCTGCTGCCCCTGCTGGAAGATGCGGACACGCTCATCCTGCTGGACGCCGTCAGGACGGGGGCCCGGCCGGGAACCGTCGTCACGCGCAGCCGGGAAGAACTGCCGCGCCACTTTTCCCGCGTGATATCGCCCCACCAGATAGGCATGAAGGAAGTGCTGGGGGCGGCCCAGCTGTGCGGCACGCTGCCGCGCGCCATCACGCTGGTGGGAGTGGAGGCCCTGCATACGGATTTTTGCCGCCCCATGTCCGCGGAGGTGCTGGAAGCGTTGCCGAAGGCGCTGCACACGGCGGAGGCCCTCATCGCCCGCGCCCTGGCGGAACATCAGGCCCGGAAAAACGCCCATGCATGAAGTAGGCATCATGGAAGGCGCGCTGGACATGGCCCGGCGGCTCATGGAAAAACACGGAGGCAGCAGGCTGAGGCGCGTGCACATGACCCTAGGCAGCCTGAGCGGCGTGGTGCCGGAAGCGCTTCAATCCGCCTTCCTGGCCCTGAAAGACTCGTATGCGGCGCAGGATGCGGTCCTGGACGTCACCTGGGTGGAGGCCGTGTGCCGCTGTGACGCATGCCGGGCGGATTTTTCCTTCACGGAACACGGCTACATCTGCCCCGGCTGCGGAGAACCGGCCCTGGCCATCCTGCGCGGGCGGGAACTGGAGCTGACCCGCGTGGAATGGGAATGAACAGCGCTTCTTCCGGAAAAAATAAAGGAAATTTGCCCGAACATTTTCCCCGGACGGAGAGTCTAATCCCGTTGGGGCGCCTCCACCGCGCCGCAAACGTCAAACCAGCTATGCAACCGGAGCCATGAGCAATATCAACCCATTTATTCTAACAGGGATGATGCCGCTTTCAGCCTCATCCATGAACCGGGTCTCCTACATGTGCCCTGTCACCATCAGCAACGATGTGGTGCAGGGCCAGACGGACATTCAGGATTCCCTTACCGTTGATTCCGGCGGAAATCTTTACATCATCAACGCCCCCGTTTACGTAGGCGGCCCCAATCAGCCGGACCACGGGCACCGCACCGCCCACCTCGTCATCCGGAACGGAGGCGCCATGACGCTCCTGGGAAACCTGCCGGACCATATGACCGTTTTCCTGGGGGACAAGGCCAACGGCAGCCTGGAAATCAACGGCGGCCGCCTTCTGATGGGCCAGGGGCGCATTCAGGGCTCCAGGGAGCATGAAGGCAGAATCGCCATGGCGGACGGCTGGCTCTTCGCCTCGGAAGTGGATCTGCCGGCGGAGGGCTCGGAACTCGTCATCAGGCACGGCCTGATGCGGATTAAAAAACTCTCCGGCAACGCGTCCACCCGCATTTACGGCGGCGTCCTGCATGTGAAGGAGGAAGCCCGCGCCAGCCGCATCCATTTGATAGACGACGGCGTGCTGCTGCTGGGCAGCGTCACCAGCCAGCCCTCCGCGGACGTCATGGCCGGAGCCGGCATCAACTTCCGCGGGGACGGCGGGGCGCTGGTCATCCGCATCCCCCACCCGGAACATGCTCTGACGCGCACGCGGGAAGCGGAACACGTCTTTGACGAACTGCTCCGGAGAGGCAAGCTCTTTCATGACAGCGAACCCATGGCCAGCTTCCAGGGGTTCCACATGAGGGAGTTCACGGGACATGACGGACTGACGTACGCCGCGCTGCGCCCCTCCGCCCAGCTGGACGCGGAACAGAACCAGGTCACCCGCCTGCTCCATGCGTTCATGTACGGCGGCGGTGAAAAGGACATGCCCATCTAATTCCCTCCGGCAAGGAAAGCCCTCATCAAAAAAACCGCCGGCATTCAGCGCCGGCGGTTTTTAAGTCTGTTGATCTGTTGAGAAACGGAAAAACGTTATTTCAGGAATTTAATCGTGAAGGGAGGCACATAATCGTAATCCCCGTTCGCCGCCTTGACGGCAGCGATGATGGAGAAAACGATCCAGGCGATGACCACCACGGGGGCGAGCACGAACCCGATCAGGATCAAACATGAAAGACAGGCCGCAACCGTATAGATCGCCCAGGAAATCTGGGCGTTCAGAATATTCTTTCCTACTTTGTCCACCAGAGGGTTGGCGTCCCTCCAGACCAGCCAGCAGATCAGGGGAGGAATAATGTTCACGCCGGCGGAGCCTCCGAAAAAGACGGACACCAGCGGGGAAACCGCCGTCAGGATAGCCTGCGTTTTATCCGATTGTTTCTCAGGGGCGGGCTCCTGAACCGGTTCCTGGATGATTTGTTGTTCTTCGTCCATAAAATGAAAGCAATGGAAAGCGGATGAAGGTGAACGGAAACCTTTTCCGCTTCATTCCGCCTTAATGAAACCTTTTTTACATATTCCTCCCCGTAGTCAAGCTTCCAGACCGTCCTTTTCCTGCATAAAAAACGCTCTCCGGCAATCATCCTTGCCACCACAAAGGCCGGGAGCCATACTGCCGGACATGACCCAAGCCCTGACGCTGCTCGTCTTTTCCGTCTGTCTGGGGGCCTGTGCCCCGGAAGTACGGGAAATCCCTCCTCCCGCCTCTTCCGTCACCCGCCGTGAAGCCCTGGCAGCCAGCCGGGCCTACACCTCCATGATTTGGCGGGGCTCTGTCCGGAATGTCCGCCACGAAACGGACGGGGACGGCATCCGGACAGACACGCCGGACGCCTCCGCAGCCGGATATGATGCCGGAGCATGGTGGAAGCCAGGCATGCGCTCCACCGGCATGCCGTATAAATGGGGCGGCTTCGACACCCCGCGGCAGTTCTCCGAACGCCTGAAGGCGGACGCAGCCAACGGAGGGCTCCCCGCCGCGGCCGGAGACATGGGCACCCCGGAAAAGCAGGCCGCGGGAGACGCCGCCGTCAGCCGCTTTGCCGCCGGAGTGGACTGCTCCGGCTTCGTCTCCCGCTGCTGGCGGCTGGACAGGCCCTTTTCCACACGGGAACTCCCCGCCCTCTGCACGCGGCTTCCCTCCTGGGAAGACCTCCGGACGGGAGACATCCTGATCGCGCCGGGGCGCCATGTGCTCCTGTTCATTCAGTGGGAGGGAACGGAAAAGAACAGGTTCCTGGGCAGTGAAGCCGGCCCCCTGCCTGCCTGGAAATGTTCGGAGCATGTGTTCAGCCGCCCCATGCTGGAAAACAGCGGCTACCGCCCCATGAGATACAGGGGCATGCGGGACTGAAAACAGGTTCCTGAGCATCCGTCATCCCCCTTCTTTCCCGGAACAGGAACAAGAGGAAAGACATCGGGAAACATTCCGCAAGTTCTTCGCCCTCCCTTCCATAAAAAGAAGCCCGGCATCCCCCATGCGGCAGGGATGCCGGGCTTGCCGGCCAGTACGACCCGCCAAAGGCGGCGGACGTTCACATGCCGGGAATTACAACGGCTGTACGTTCATATGGAACACCTTCCCCTGGAAGGAGGAGCCAAGTTCCTTCAGAGGCAGAATGAACGTGGAACGGTGCACTTTGGGACGATGCTTGAAGTTGTCCGGAAAATCCTTGGCCTTGTCGGAAAAATTCTTCAGCACGGCAGTTCCGGCAAGCTCCCCGTCAAGCAGCAGGCTGGTTTTTTCCGGTTCCCCCACAATTTCCACCTTGACCTTCCGGCCCACGGGCAGCTTGGCGCCGAAGGAAAATTCCAGAGAATCGTCACGGCGGAATCCGACGGTGCCGTCCTTCATGACCGCCAGCAATTCTCCTTCAGGAGCGGAAAGAAGCACCTGCTCTTTCCCTTCCGGAGCGGCAGTCAATTCCAGTTCCATCGTCAGGCGGTAATTCGGCCCCAGGGCAGGCTTGCCCAGCTTCTGGGGGAGGGCGGAAGGCTTCACCGTAAAGGGCTGGTTATCCTTCCATTTGTGCAGGGGATTGGTGCGCGGAGCGTTGCCGATGGAGGAAACCAGCTCACGATGCTGCTCAAACGTATCCGGAGCCTTGGCGGTTCCCCACAGTTTCTGGCTGAGCACGTCCATGGAACCGGAAATGATCCCCCAAATGTCATAAGGGGCGTATCCCGTATGCATAATGTCCGTTTCATCATTCCAGACGGCGAAGGTGCCCCCGAGGAGCTGGGGATGCCCGGAAGGTAGCGTTTCATTGCCGATGCGGTTGGGAATCCAGTTATTATACAATCCCTTATGGTTTCTGTCCATCCGGTAGTAACCGGCAAAGGGAACGATATAAAGGGCCCCGTCGTTCGTATTGATCACATCATAGCCCTGGTTGACGGCCTCCCACGCTCTCATCCAGCCGGTATTCCAAAGGTTCATCTGGACGCCCTTGCTGACTACCGGGGTCTTGCCCGGCTTGGTGCTCAGGCTTCCCCAGATGCGGGGCGTATAACCGCGCTTGAGGGCATGGCTGAGCACGGCGTTCGCAAAGTGGCGGTAATCTTCCTTGTCCCCATAGAATTCATCCGCCCCCACATGCACCACGCCGCAGTCCGCGAACACGGGACGGCCCAGCTTGGGGTCCTTCAGCAGGTATTCGTCAAAAACCTTGCTCACCAGGTCAATCGTTTCCGGGTTGGCGGCGTCCAGCATCTCGCAGCGGCGCTTCTCATGATTCATGGGCCCTTTGTAAATGAGATCGGGCCGCAGGCGGGTAAAGGAAAGGGCATGCCCCGGCGTGTCGAACTCCGGAACAATATTGACGCCGTACTTCTTGGCATAGCTGACCAGGTCGGCGAATTCCTTCTTGGTATAAAAAAGGTCCTTGGCCGTCAGGGGCGTGCCGTCCTTCCCCTTCATGTTGGATTCCAGGCGGAAGGCCGCATAGCTTTCCTTGAACGGATCATGGCCGTTGTCCACATAATGCTCGTGGAAAATATAGTTGTTGTTGATGACCAGGTGCAGGTCATTCATCTTGTACCAGGCCATGGTGCGGATCACGTCCTTCAGGTAACTGAGGGGGTAAGGCGTGCGCGCGACATCAAGCATGAAACCGCGGAGCTGGTAGCGCGGGAAATCCACGGCCGTGCCGCAGGGCACGCTGCCGGGCGTCTGGCGGAGCATCTGCAGCAGGGTGCGCGTACCCCAGAACAGGCCGGTGGGAGCCGCCGCGCCAAGACGGACGCCGTCCCTGGCAATCTGGAGCCGGTATCCTTCCCTGCCCAGATTGCCGCCCTTCACCAGGGAAAGGGAAATATCCGCCTTCGCCCCGGGGGCGACGAGCTTGACCTTCTTTCCCAGCACGTCTTCCATATCCGCCGCGAACAATTTGCCCAGCTCCTTGTCCGGGCATGCTACGGTAACCGTATTCCCCAGCTTGTATTCTCCCTGCCCCCCCTTCCATTGCAGGATTTCCGGGATGATCCGCGGCTTGGGATTGCCCTGGGCGGCCTGAGGAGCCTGAAGCATGATTTCATAATCCTTGCTGACGGCTTCCTTGCCGTCCTTGGTCACCTTGAAGCTGACGTTGACGGGGGTATCTGAAATAACAGGGGCTATCTTGCCTTTGCTGTTAACGAGCTGCTCATAGTCGGCCCCTAGCAGTTTAATCTGGGCTCCGGAAGCGCTCGGCATGGGCAGCTGCTTTGCCCCGGCTTTCACCGGGGGGATGGAAAGGGAATCCGCAATCTGCTTGGCGTCCTGCCCCATCAGGGGAGATGCGGCAAGAACGGCGATCATCAGGAATAGGTTGTTCTTCATGTTCTGGTCTTGTTTAGGAAAAGGAAATGTCTGATTAGCTCCAAAAACTACGCGGCCGCCGCCCCTTTCTTGCAGAGAAAGGGAAAAAAGCGGAGGAATTCTCCCTCTCTACGCCGGACGAGACAGCCACTCCGCCCAAACGGATTGCCGCGCGCCGGGCTTCACGAAGGAAAACCGCCGGTCAAAGGGGGAGACTTTCCCTCTTGTTTCAATAAATTATTATCCCAAAGAACCCGTTGTTGGCGAGATAAAAAAACGGAAGGCCCGTGCGGCAGCCAAAAAAGACGCCGCGCGGCGGCCCAACGCCGCCCCACGGCAAAAAACGGGAGCCGCCGCCTCTGCCGGGGACAACCGGCCCCGGACAGGAATAAATAAAATCAGGCGCGGATATCCATCACCTCTCCGGCGGGAAAGCGCACCTTGGCCTCGCGGGCATAAGAGTCGTCCTTGGCGCGGTAGCCCAGCGCCACCCCCACCACGGAGCGGTACGGCGTGCCGTCCAGCCCCAGAATTTCATCATATTTGGCGCTGTCCATGCCGCCGATCGTGCAGGAATCCACCCGCAGGGCGGCGGCGGCGCTGAGCAGGAACCCCACGGCGATGTACACCTGGCAATCCAGCCACGCATGCATCTTTTCCGGCGTCAGCGCTTCCACGTAACTGGTATAGAAACCGGCGGAGGAAGCCAGCTTTTCCGCGGAAGGGCGGCGCGTGAATTCAATCTGGGCCAGGTAGCGGTCCACATCCCGCCTGGTGGCGGAGCGCCGGGAGCACAGCACCACGTAATGGGAGCAGTCCTCCACCTGGGACTGGTTCCAGGAAACCTCCCGCAGGCGCGCCTTCAGTTCCCTGTTGGTCACCACGACAAACTTCCAGAGCTGAAGCCCCAGGGAGGAGGGGCTGAGACGCAGGCTTTCCGCCAGCGCATGCCAGACAGGCTGCTCAAGGCGGGCTTCGGGATCAAATTTCTTGCAGGCGTAACGCCATTCCAGACCGTCAATATACTGTTCCGGGGAAATCGTCATGCAGGGTGAGACAGAAAAACGGAGAAACTGTTTAAAGAACCTCTTTCAATACCTCAATGCAGCGGGCGTTCTCCGCGGGAGTGCCCACGCTGATGCGTATCCATTCCGGCAGTCCGTACCCGTCCTGCGCGCGGACGATGACCCCCCTGGCGAGCATATCCTGGAACACCTGCCTGCCCCGGCCCACCTTCACCAGGATAAAGTTGCCCTGGCTGGGAATCCATTCCAGGCCCATTTCCCGGAAAGCCTGCTCATAAAAACGCATGCCTTCCTTATTGTTCTCCACGGTGCGGCGCACATGCTCCCGGTCCTCCAGGGCGGCCAGGGCGGCCTCCTGGGCCAGTACATGCAGGTTGAACGGAGCGCGCGCCTTGTGCAGCATGCTGCAAACCTGTTCCGGAGCAAGGCCGTAGCCCACGCGCAGCCCCGCCAGGCCGTAAGCCTTGGAGAAGGTGCGCAGAACAACCACGTTGCGGCCTTCCCGCACAAATTTGAGGGTATCCGGAGGATTGTCGGAAAACTCCCGGTACGCCTCGTCAAAGACCACCAGCACATGTTCCGGCACCTTCGCCATGAAATCGTCTATTTCCTGCTGCCCTACGACGGTGCCGACGGGATTGGTGGGATTCGTAATGAACACGACGCGCGTATTGTCCGTAATGGCGTCCAGGAAACCGTTCAGGTCATGCGTCCAGTCCTCCTTGTTGGGCACTTCCACGTACGCGGCGCCAAACAGCTTGGACATGATGGGGTACATGGAAAAGGCGTGTTTGGCGGCCACCACCTCCGCACGGGGATTCAGCAGGGCATGGCAGATCAGTTCAATCACTTCGCTGCTGCCCGTGCCCACTACTGTCTGGTTGAACTCCACGCCGCAGAACTCCGCGATGGCGGAACGCAGGCGGAAAGCCGCGCCGTCCGGATAGATGTTCACGCCGGCTGCCGCACGGGCAATCGCCTCCACCGCTTTCGGGGACGGCCCCAGGGGATTTTCATTAGACGCCAGTTTCACAATATCATGGGGATCCAGGCCCAGTTCCCGGGCCGTCTCCTCAATCGGCTTGCCCGGCTGATAAGCCACCAACTCCAGCACATGCTGATTTGCGAAACTCTCAATACTCATAGCGGCGGCATGTTACCGCCATTCCCCGTTTCTGGCAATACGGATTTCCATGCGGCCGGACCTTGGGAATATGGCAGCCTTTCAACCGCGCCGGCGCTGCCGGAAGAAGGCCCCCTTTCCCGGAATTTCCCCCTTCTTCCTGAAACGCCTTTCTTCCGGAGAAAGGCAGCCGTCCTCCTTCTCCGGCAGATTTCCTCCTGCTTCAAAGACGAGCCGCTCAACAAGTTCTTCCATGCTCAAGGAGGGTAAAACATTCCCCTTAAAAGAAAGGGGAGACGGCATTCCGCCATGAGCGGGGAATCGGCCCCGCGGACCGCCCCGCACGCCTATTTTTCACGTCTGCGGTCCCCGCGCGGACGGCTGCGCAGAGTCTGGTATCCGGCCACAAGAAAGGCGAACGCGGTCACCGCCAGAAAGGAACGGAACAGCCAGGCCAGAAGTTCCCAGTAAATCTCCTGAGTCATGCGGAAGGTTTTTTGCCGGAATCGGGAACGTTTCCCAAATCTTCCCGGAGGCGTTTGACGGCACAGGCAATCAGGGTGGCCTTATCCAGCTGGCAGCGTTCCATGTTCAGCGCGTCCGCTTCCGCATCCCGGAAGAAATGGACCGACAACGGCATTTTCCCCTTGATTTGAATTTTTTTCTGACTCTTTTTTTTATTTTCCGTCTTCATAAAAATCCTTTTTTTGGTGCAATAACGGCCTCAACTGCCCTTTTGCACCTCAACAATGCACCTTAAACGGTATTTCCGTCAACAAAAATATACCATTAAAATGACTTTATGCAAAAAAGATTGAAGAATCGCACCATTTTCGTTACAAAAGGCGCATGAGTGAGAATCAGGACGAACTCAAAATGCAGATCAAGGCCTGGCTGAAACAGCAGAACATTTCCCGCAATGATTTTGCGGCGGAATGCTTCGTGTCTCCCAACACGGTCCGCAACTGGCTTGCCAAGGTAGCCATCCCCAAAGACAAGGAAGCTCTCATCCGGCTCATGATGGAAAAGACGGAAAGGGAGAAAAAATTGAAGCAGGCGGCAAGAGCCAATTGGAAACCCTTTGTCGTCATGCTGAGTTTCGAGGATTACAAACTCATTGAAGAAGCCGCCAGGATGGACAACATGACGGTGGAGGAATGGGCGGAAGCCACCCTAATCAAGGATGCCCAGAAGAGGATGAAAAATTATTACGACGACGAAAACAGCCTTCCGGACAATGTATTCCTGGCGGCGGAAGTCCCGGAGGAATACGGAGCGCCCAGGCGTTCCGGCCCTTCATCGTCACCGCCTTCTTCTTCCCGCCGCAAACCGCGGCACTAAATCATGGAGGGCATGGCATCCCGCCAGCGCCACCCCTCTGGCTGCCCCGCCTGCCGGCGTGCAGTTCCGCCGAACGCTTCCCCAGGAGCCGGGAACGCCGGTCGTTTTTGCGGCGTGCCGGATCCGCTTTTTCCCGTCCACCGTTCTCAACAATTTCTATTTCACGTTGATGGCGAGTCAACTCTTCTCTCTGTTGCTTCCCTCCGTCTTCCGTTTCCCGTGGTTCTTTAAAAGCTTTCCCCTGTTCCGGGCATCGGGGTCCCGGCGTCCCTTTCCGATGACTGATTCCTCCCTGAAAGGCCCCTGATTGAAGAAACCGTTTCATCACGCGCACTGCGCCGCTCTTGCCGCTGGCCGGCATGTTTCACATGGGCCAGATACGGCAGAAGGAACGGGGCGAAACGTTTCAGGGCAAAATAAAACAGGACGATGGCCGCAAACACCAGCAACGGAGTGAAAACGGCGAGAACAGGCTGGATTTTCATGACGGGAGGCAGGAAATCGTAAATGGGCCAGTGCAGCATGAACGTCAAAAAGCAGGCGGGAGCCAGCAACGCTATTTTCGCGGACAGGCCGGGCAGATGCTTTTCCATCCAGATGCCTGCATACATGATCATCATGACTCCCAGAAGCATGCCAATGGCCGTCTCTTTCCACAGGGGAATCATTCCGGCGGAATACAGCGCAATCAGCACAACGGGCATAAAAATGCTCACCCAGAAAAAAATGCCGAACTTCTTATTCAGCACCAGATGAATATCGTCAATCTTCCGGGAACTGAGCGCAACGCCCAACAGATAAAAAGCACAGGTTCCAATGGAAATCGTCTCCATGTGGTCCGGCGCCACGTTGAAGAAACAGAAAAAGAGGAGCACCGCAGGAAACAGCAGGATTTTGACGCGGACCAGAAGAGGCGTCAGCAACGTGAGAATGATAATGTCCCTCAGGAACCAGGAAGGGCCGATGGGAGGAACGGCATGGGAGTCATCCACGGAGAAAAGGTTGATGCCCGGAAGGAAGACGTCCCGAATGCCGATCAGATTCTCAAGGCGGAAGGAAGCTCCGTCATGAGGCAGAACAAAGAGCACGTACAGCACATTCCAGAACATGAATGGAATGAACAGCCATAAAGCCCGGTTGAACGCCTTGTTCCAGGTGATGTTCCTGCCCAGGAAGTACCCTGCCAACACCAGGAAAAAAGGAACCCTCCCCAGATAAAAGAGATGGAGGCTCACTGACTGGAGAAAGGGAGAGGACAGATGGACGTACATAATCAGGAGGGCGGCAATAACCCTTGATACGTCAATCCATAAGACACGTTTTGAGGGAGAAGGCGCAGACGTGTCGAGAATCGGAGGCTGGTTTTGAGCGTTATACATTTAAGCGGAAGAAAAAGTAATGCAGGCAGGAGCCAAAGTCAATTACTCGGAACCGTTTTGGGAAATGGGCGGCGCATTGGGGCAGCCCTGATTTTTTTTGCTCGAACCGGATGCGGAGCTTCGCTATATTATCTTCCGTTATGGCAACACCGGATTTTCATTATCAGGACCCTTTTCCCATGGAAAAGGACGACACTCAATACCGCCTCATCACGTCCGACTATGTGAGCGTGGGCGACTTTGAAGGACATCCCATGCTGAAAGTGGAACCGGAGGGCCTGCGCCTGCTGGCCGCGGAAGCCTTCCATGACGTGGCCTTTTTCCTGCGCCCCGCCCACCTGAAGCAGGTGGCCGCCATTCTGGACGATCCGGAAGCCAGCGCCAATGACAAAAGCGTGGCCCTGACGATGCTCCGCAACGCGGAAGTGGCGTCCGCCGGCATTCTGCCCTTCTGCCAGGACACGGGGACCGCTACCATCGTAGGAAAGAAGGGCCAGCAGGTCTGGACCGGCTGCGACGACTGCGAACAGCTTTCCCATGGCGTTTACGACGCCTATACCCAGAACAACCTGCGCTATTCCCAGACGGTGGCGCTGGATATGTACACGG
This region of Akkermansia muciniphila genomic DNA includes:
- a CDS encoding NAD(P)H-dependent oxidoreductase, translated to MTISPEQYIDGLEWRYACKKFDPEARLEQPVWHALAESLRLSPSSLGLQLWKFVVVTNRELKARLREVSWNQSQVEDCSHYVVLCSRRSATRRDVDRYLAQIEFTRRPSAEKLASSAGFYTSYVEALTPEKMHAWLDCQVYIAVGFLLSAAAALRVDSCTIGGMDSAKYDEILGLDGTPYRSVVGVALGYRAKDDSYAREAKVRFPAGEVMDIRA
- the hisC gene encoding histidinol-phosphate transaminase — its product is MSIESFANQHVLELVAYQPGKPIEETARELGLDPHDIVKLASNENPLGPSPKAVEAIARAAAGVNIYPDGAAFRLRSAIAEFCGVEFNQTVVGTGSSEVIELICHALLNPRAEVVAAKHAFSMYPIMSKLFGAAYVEVPNKEDWTHDLNGFLDAITDNTRVVFITNPTNPVGTVVGQQEIDDFMAKVPEHVLVVFDEAYREFSDNPPDTLKFVREGRNVVVLRTFSKAYGLAGLRVGYGLAPEQVCSMLHKARAPFNLHVLAQEAALAALEDREHVRRTVENNKEGMRFYEQAFREMGLEWIPSQGNFILVKVGRGRQVFQDMLARGVIVRAQDGYGLPEWIRISVGTPAENARCIEVLKEVL
- a CDS encoding helix-turn-helix domain-containing protein: MSENQDELKMQIKAWLKQQNISRNDFAAECFVSPNTVRNWLAKVAIPKDKEALIRLMMEKTEREKKLKQAARANWKPFVVMLSFEDYKLIEEAARMDNMTVEEWAEATLIKDAQKRMKNYYDDENSLPDNVFLAAEVPEEYGAPRRSGPSSSPPSSSRRKPRH
- a CDS encoding acyltransferase family protein, with translation MYNAQNQPPILDTSAPSPSKRVLWIDVSRVIAALLIMYVHLSSPFLQSVSLHLFYLGRVPFFLVLAGYFLGRNITWNKAFNRALWLFIPFMFWNVLYVLFVLPHDGASFRLENLIGIRDVFLPGINLFSVDDSHAVPPIGPSWFLRDIIILTLLTPLLVRVKILLFPAVLLFFCFFNVAPDHMETISIGTCAFYLLGVALSSRKIDDIHLVLNKKFGIFFWVSIFMPVVLIALYSAGMIPLWKETAIGMLLGVMMIMYAGIWMEKHLPGLSAKIALLAPACFLTFMLHWPIYDFLPPVMKIQPVLAVFTPLLVFAAIVLFYFALKRFAPFLLPYLAHVKHAGQRQERRSARDETVSSIRGLSGRNQSSERDAGTPMPGTGESF